Proteins encoded by one window of Arabidopsis thaliana chromosome 2, partial sequence:
- a CDS encoding alpha 1,4-glycosyltransferase family protein (alpha 1,4-glycosyltransferase family protein; FUNCTIONS IN: transferase activity, transferring glycosyl groups, transferase activity; INVOLVED IN: biological_process unknown; LOCATED IN: endomembrane system, Golgi stack; CONTAINS InterPro DOMAIN/s: Alpha 1,4-glycosyltransferase conserved region (InterPro:IPR007652), Glycosyltransferase, DXD sugar-binding region (InterPro:IPR007577); BEST Arabidopsis thaliana protein match is: alpha 1,4-glycosyltransferase family protein (TAIR:AT5G01250.1); Has 454 Blast hits to 450 proteins in 114 species: Archae - 0; Bacteria - 88; Metazoa - 237; Fungi - 18; Plants - 94; Viruses - 0; Other Eukaryotes - 17 (source: NCBI BLink).), protein MRARKLSIFANFTFSVLLLYLLYIESPKSTLYDNNLPFKPNVPLPRPYGPMSSSCNINSVVDSEHKEKELDPLLPPRKASKNQRIDWFRRKLPELEILKSTTKSKSFHTRVLDLYNKNCSAQFFMIWLSPANSFGPREMLAIDTLFTTNPGACLAILSNSLDSPNGYTILKPLFDQGFNLIAVTIDIPFLVKNTPAEAWLKRLKSGNMDPGSIPLFMNLSDLTRLAVLYKYGGVYLDTDIIFLNDMTGLRNAIGAQSSDPATKRWTRLNNAVMVFDIYHPLMREFLQEYATTFDGNKWGYNSPYLVSRVIKRLGNKPGYNNLTIFSPDAFYPVNWIKIQKLFKKPATTREAKWVEKTVQDMNKGSYMIHLWNKVTRKIKIEEGSVMHTLVSTHCTVCGNITNSHI, encoded by the coding sequence ATGCGAGCAAGAAAGTTATCGATCTTCGCGAACTTCACGTTTTCTGTATTATTATTGTATCTCCTCTATATAGAATCTCCAAAATCAACTCTCTATGACAATAACCTACCGTTCAAACCAAACGTGCCTCTTCCCAGACCCTATGGCCCCATGAGTAGTAGTTGTAATATCAACTCAGTTGTGGACTCGGAGCATAAAGAGAAGGAGTTAGATCCGTTGTTACCTCCTCGTAAAGCTAGCAAGAACCAGAGAATTGACTGGTTCAGAAGAAAGCTACCTGAGCTGGAGATACTGAAATCGACTACCAAGAGCAAGAGTTTCCATACAAGAGTTTTGGACTTGTACAACAAGAATTGCTCTGCTCAGTTCTTTATGATTTGGCTTTCTCCTGCAAATTCTTTTGGACCAAGAGAGATGTTAGCTATTGATACTCTCTTCACCACCAATCCTGGTGCTTGCTTGGCGATTTTGTCCAACTCCTTAGACTCCCCAAACGGATACACTATCCTTAAACCATTGTTTGATCAAGGTTTCAACCTCATTGCTGTAACTATAGATATCCCGTTTCTCGTCAAGAACACTCCTGCTGAAGCTTGGCTGAAAAGGCTAAAGAGTGGCAACATGGATCCCGGTTCTATCCCCTTGTTCATGAATCTCTCTGATCTAACAAGACTCGCAGTACTCTACAAATACGGAGGAGTCTATCTAGACACAGACATCATCTTCCTCAACGACATGACAGGACTAAGAAACGCTATTGGAGCACAGAGTAGTGATCCAGCAACCAAGAGATGGACGAGACTAAACAACGCAGTGATGGTCTTTGACATCTACCATCCGCTAATGCGAGAATTCTTGCAAGAGTATGCCACAACTTTCGACGGAAACAAATGGGGATACAACAGCCCTTACCTAGTCTCTAGAGTTATCAAGAGATTAGGAAACAAACCTGGATACAACAATCTCACAATCTTTTCTCCCGATGCTTTCTATCCAGTAAACTggatcaaaatccaaaagctTTTCAAGAAACCTGCAACCACAAGAGAAGCAAAATGGGTAGAGAAGACAGTACAGGACATGAACAAAGGGAGTTACATGATACATCTGTGGAACAAAGTCACAAGGAAGATTaagattgaagaaggaagTGTAATGCACACTCTCGTCTCCACTCACTGCACAGTCTGCGGAAACATCACAAACTCTCACATTTAA
- the PSRP4 gene encoding plastid-specific ribosomal protein 4 (plastid-specific ribosomal protein 4 (PSRP4); FUNCTIONS IN: structural constituent of ribosome; INVOLVED IN: translation; LOCATED IN: ribosome, chloroplast; EXPRESSED IN: 23 plant structures; EXPRESSED DURING: 13 growth stages; Has 87 Blast hits to 87 proteins in 23 species: Archae - 0; Bacteria - 20; Metazoa - 0; Fungi - 0; Plants - 66; Viruses - 0; Other Eukaryotes - 1 (source: NCBI BLink).): MASLILGAPPRVTVALPSSRLSSSHSETAGVSLSCFTHQFSLSTSSSSSIPLVYCGRGDRKTAKGKRFNHSFGNARPRNKSKGRGPERVPVPPAPPRKDKFENDEKIKIDIDESLFSN, encoded by the exons ATGGCGTCGCTTATACTCGGAGCTCCTCCGCGAGTCACCGTCGCATTACCTTCCTCACGGTTATCATCTTCTCACTCTGAAACTGCCggtgtctctctctcttgcttcACTCATcaattctctctctccacTTCCTCATCCAGCTCAATTCCACTCG TGTACTGTGGCAGAGGTGACCGGAAAACAGCTAAAGGAAAGCGTTTCAATCACTCTTTTGGGAAT GCGAGGCCAAGAAACAAGAGCAAAGGAAGAGGACCGGAGAGAGTACCGGTTCCTCCAGCACCACCGAGGAAAGATAAGTTTGAGAACGACGAGAAGATCAAAATCGATATCGACGAGTCTCTCTTCTCTAATTAG
- the ATMAK3 gene encoding Acyl-CoA N-acyltransferases (NAT) superfamily protein (ATMAK3; FUNCTIONS IN: N-acetyltransferase activity; INVOLVED IN: metabolic process; LOCATED IN: cytoplasm; EXPRESSED IN: 22 plant structures; EXPRESSED DURING: 13 growth stages; CONTAINS InterPro DOMAIN/s: GCN5-related N-acetyltransferase, C-terminal (InterPro:IPR022610), GCN5-related N-acetyltransferase (InterPro:IPR000182), Acyl-CoA N-acyltransferase (InterPro:IPR016181); BEST Arabidopsis thaliana protein match is: Acyl-CoA N-acyltransferases (NAT) superfamily protein (TAIR:AT5G13780.1); Has 3613 Blast hits to 3609 proteins in 1331 species: Archae - 279; Bacteria - 1857; Metazoa - 641; Fungi - 294; Plants - 213; Viruses - 0; Other Eukaryotes - 329 (source: NCBI BLink).), whose translation MEKEMEDKEEFDEGEIEYTSYAGEHHLPLIMSLVDQELSEPYSIFTYRYFVYLWPQLCFLAFHKGKCVGTIVCKMGDHRQTFRGYIAMLVVIKPYRGRGIASELVTRAIKAMMESGCEEVTLEAEVSNKGALALYGRLGFIRAKRLYHYYLNGMDAFRLKLLFPKPRVPQIPSQVQTQQEYETFPRPRVP comes from the exons atggagaaagagatggaagataaagaagaattcGATGAGGGTGAGATTGAGTACACGAGTTATGCTGGTGAGCATCATCTGCCATTGATTATGTCTCTTGTTGACCAAGAACTTAGTGAACCTTACTCCATCTTTACTTACCGGTACTTCGTCTACCTCTGGCCGCAGCTATGCTTCCTG GCCTTTCACAAAGGTAAATGCGTAGGAACCATAGTCTGTAAGATGGGGGATCATCGACAGACTTTCAGAGGGTACATCGCTATGTTGGTTGTGATTAAACCATATCGTGGCCGAGGCATAG CCTCAGAGCTTGTCACAAGAGCGATAAAAGCGATGATGGAATCAGGCTGTGAAGAG GTAACTCTGGAGGCAGAAGTGAGTAACAAAGGAGCATTAGCACTATATGGGCGACTCGGGTTTATAAGAGCCAAACGGCTATACCACTATTACTTGAATGGGATGGATGCTTTTCGCCTGAAGCTCTTGTTCCCTAAGCCTCGTGTACCTCAAATACCTTCTCAAGTTCAAACCCAACAAGAGTATGAGACCTTTCCTAGGCCTCGTGTACCTTAA
- a CDS encoding uncharacterized protein (unknown protein; FUNCTIONS IN: molecular_function unknown; INVOLVED IN: biological_process unknown; LOCATED IN: cellular_component unknown; EXPRESSED IN: 9 plant structures; EXPRESSED DURING: 4 anthesis, F mature embryo stage, petal differentiation and expansion stage, E expanded cotyledon stage, D bilateral stage; BEST Arabidopsis thaliana protein match is: unknown protein (TAIR:AT2G40070.2).) yields MENVVVVRDGDEELSLFLEMRRREKLQGVSSLSQPGANSVEKTSTKSLELLKTSCVKLRRSSVEKFLDSENDKSDYEWLLAAPEITLLGGKENSMVKLKEPKAKSTALKQREPLTRSVKVSKPTPRTVSSKQANTAAEVKPSIKPSRQATPTSRATLPSTRLTNSAQKSNSESITTSIKSNTRASAFPRSSSVGKSVSSAKCTTPKIPETRARPVSTSRSRVYSSGDRSTGRSKISNDVNPVLMGTQMVERVVNMRKLPPPKHDDNTTLGFGRTLSRSSLDMALRHMNIRHSVSKNLRVTVSASTNSMDKNESS; encoded by the exons ATGGAGAATGTGGTGGTGGTTcgtgatggagatgaagaactctCTCTATTTCTGGAGATGCGAAGACGCGAGAAGCTTCAAGgcgtttcttctctttcacaaCCTG GAGCAAACAGTGTTGAGAAGACTAGCACAAAGAGTTTGGAGCTTTTGAAAACGAGCTGTGTTAAGTTGCGTAGGAGTTCTGTTGAAAAGTTCTTGGACTCTGAGAACGACAAGTCAGATTATGAGTG GTTACTTGCGGCTCCTGAGATCACACTACTAGGAGGAAAAGAGAACTCAATGGTTAAACTCAAGGAGCCTAAAGCTAAGTCCACTGCTTTAAAACAACGG GAACCATTGACACGGAGCGTTAAGGTTTCCAAGCCAACCCCAAGAACTGTTTCTAGCAAGCAAGCCAACACAGCTGCAGAAGTAAAACCAAGCATTAAACCGTCAAGACAAGCCACACCAACTTCACGTGCTACATTACCCTCCACAAGACTAACCAACTCTGCTCAGAAATCAAATTCAGAAAGTATAACCACTTCAATCAAATCCAATACACGAGCATCTGCTTTTCCTCGTTCATCCTCGGTTGGAAAATCAGTTTCTAGTGCTAAATGTACAACTCCAAAAATCCCTGAAACACGTGCTAGACCTGTCTCAACCTCAAGAAGCAGAGTCTACAGTTCAGGTGACAGATCAACGGGACGATCGAAGATTAGTAATGATGTGAATCCTGTGTTGATGGGGACTCAAATGGTGGAAAGAGTTGTGAACATGAGGAAACTTCCACCTCCAAAACATGACGATAACACGACCTTGGGCTTCGGGAGAACTCTTTCTAGGTCGTCTCTAGACATGGCTTTGAGGCACATG AACATAAGGCATAGCGTTTCGAAGAACCTGAGGGTAACAGTCAGTGCTTCGACAAACTCGATGGACAAAAACGAGTCATCGTGA
- a CDS encoding alpha 1,4-glycosyltransferase family protein (alpha 1,4-glycosyltransferase family protein; FUNCTIONS IN: galactosyltransferase activity; INVOLVED IN: biological_process unknown; LOCATED IN: Golgi stack; CONTAINS InterPro DOMAIN/s: Alpha 1,4-glycosyltransferase conserved region (InterPro:IPR007652), Glycosyltransferase, DXD sugar-binding region (InterPro:IPR007577); BEST Arabidopsis thaliana protein match is: alpha 1,4-glycosyltransferase family protein (TAIR:AT3G09020.1); Has 392 Blast hits to 388 proteins in 73 species: Archae - 0; Bacteria - 23; Metazoa - 248; Fungi - 2; Plants - 96; Viruses - 0; Other Eukaryotes - 23 (source: NCBI BLink).) — MEKDNCNKKSLSEVLDVRQFRHTNSPVFSTAIFAVIMLLVVAGTILSNMSLKSTFFWSSPTSEVIQTNRMERKSLAPPKNTTSRDRIAWLHSHLTEFEVRFFMTWFSPAEYFGKREMLAVESVFKAHPQGCLMIVSGSLDSLQGDSILKPLNDRGYKVFAATPDMSLLLENTPAKSWFQEMKSCKRDPGRIPLHQNLSNLARLAFLYKYGGVYLDTDFIVTRSFKGLKNSIGAQTVVEGDSKNWTRLNNAVLIFEKDHPLVYSFIEEFASTFDGNKWGHNGPYLVTRVAQRARETIGDNFTVLPPVAFYPFNWLDIPRLFQTPRGSNDSTLLKTDLVKLNRESYGLHLWNKITRKLKIGKGSVIDIIISDHCVVCRGIQR, encoded by the exons ATGGAGAAGGATAATTGTAACAAGAAGAGTCTCTCAGAAGTACTTGATGTCCGGCAATTCAGGCACACGAATTCCCCGGTATTCTCTACCGCCATTTTTGCGGTCATAATGCTGCTCGTTGTCGCGGGAACAATCCTCTCAAACATGTCCCTAAAATCAACTTTCTTCTGGTCTTCACCAACCTCCGAGGtaatacaaacaaacagaaTGGAGAGGAAGTCATTGGCTCCTCCAAAGAACACTACAAGCAGAGACAGGATCGCTTGGCTTCACTCACATCTAACAGAATTCGAG GTTAGATTCTTCATGACATGGTTTTCACCAGCAGAGTATTTTGGGAAAAGAGAAATGTTAGCTGTAGAAAGCGTCTTTAAAGCTCATCCTCAAGGATGCTTAATGATTGTATCAGGATCCTTGGATTCCTTACAAGGAGATAGCATCCTAAAGCCGCTAAATGATCGCGGTTACAAAGTTTTTGCAGCCACACCAGACATGTCATTGCTTCTTGAGAACACACCGGCCAAATCTTGGTTTCAAGAAATGAAAAGTTGCAAAAGAGATCCAGGAAGGATACCGTTACATCAGAATCTTTCAAACCTCGCGAGGCTAGCGTTTCTTTACAAGTACGGAGGTGTGTATCTAGATACCGATTTCATCGTCACAAGAAGCTTTAAAGGGTTGAAGAATTCAATAGGAGCACAAACAGTAGTGGAAGGAGATTCAAAGAACTGGACAAGGTTGAACAATGCGGTTCTGATCTTCGAGAAAGATCACCCGCTTGTTTACAGTTTCATAGAGGAGTTTGCTTCTACCTTTGATGGGAACAAATGGGGACACAATGGTCCTTACTTGGTAACAAGAGTAGCACAAAGAGCACGAGAAACGATTGGGGATAATTTCACAGTACTGCCACCAGTAGCATTCTATCCATTCAATTGGTTAGACATTCCAAGACTGTTTCAAACGCCGAGAGGAAGCAATGACTCAACGTTACTCAAAACCGATCTGGTGAAGCTGAATAGAGAAAGCTATGGGCTTCATCTATGGAACAAAATCACCAGAAAACTGAAGATCGGTAAGGGCAGTGTCATAGACATCATAATTTCAGACCACTGTGTTGTTTGCAGAGGAATTCAGAGATAA